The following is a genomic window from Paenibacillus sp. FSL R5-0766.
AGTAACGGCATATAACAATGTATTAAGTTGCAGGGATACCATACCTTGGTTATTAGATGTATAATCATGGAAGAAAACTCAGAAAACACGACTCAGCCTAAGATAAGAGCTATCCAAGGCTGGGTATTTTCGTGAACGTGCAGGACGTTATACAACAGAATCAAAAACAATAGGAAAAGAGAGTTTTATAACCCCAGAAGATAGAATTATGGAGGGGAAGCATGAACATAATCAAGTGTAATATACGAGAACTCATGGCAGAACATCGAATAGATGATATAACAGAGTTGATGGCAAAATCGGGCTTAAGTCGGAATTCGATCAATAAGCTCTATAGGGAAACAAATATAGAAACAACAAAGTTGGAAACCTTATTCAAGCTATGCGATACATTTAATTGTAAATTATCTGATTTGATCGAATACGTGCCAGGAGAAAAATAAATAGTGAGGTCCGGAGCCTTGGTCTGTGGATGGAGTTTGAGAAGGAATTTCAGAGCCCCCCCTTTGGGTTCAAGAATACAGAAACGTTATCCAATACTCCCAATCAAAACAACAAGCATAGGAGCAATATTATGACAATCATTTTCAAAGAAGTAAAAGACATTGATACACAAGCAATTCAAGAACTGTTTCACTCGGTTGACTGGAAATCAGGAGATTTCCCAGAAGATCTTAGACAAGCAATAAACAACTCGCATACGGTTATTACTGCATGGGATGATAACAAATTAGTTGGTTTAATAAATGCATTGTCTGACGGCGTGATGACAGTATATTTTCATTACATGTTAGTACACAAAGAATATCAATCATTAGGAATTGGAAAGAGCATGATGGAACAAATGCTTAGTCGATATTCTAATGTCAAAACAAAAGTACTTATATCCTATGATAGTGCAGAAAAATTCTATGGAATATTTGGATTTAAGCCAGAAGAAGGAACTAAAGCCATGTTTATTTCAGATATGGTATAGCATTAAGAGGAATTTCGGTAGCAAGGAATCACAGTCATTGGACACATCCGCACAGCGGCCGAATTAAAACGGGGACTTAAGTCGGTGGGGCGTCGTGAATACAGGAACGTTTCGACAGACTCAAATGAAAAGAGAGCCATTTGGCTCTCAATTAGATGATATATTTAATTCATTATGTAATTGAAGAGCATCCTTAAAACCTTGTAAGTAGATTTCACGTTCTAAGATTGCTTGAACAGAAAGGTCTGCGTCATCGTAAAGAAATAGAGTTTTATGCATATCCTGAGGTAAAAGCTCATGTAACTGTTTGAAGTAAAGATTCCGATCTGAGGAGTATTGATTATAGATGGAGTTATTTTTGAGAAGATCGATATATAGAGCTTCAATCCGATTACGTATCAAAGAATCAAGTAGGACTTCTAAAGAATTGTGCATAAAAGATCACCATCCGTTATGTTTTATTTTGCGAATAAAAATTTAACTTATTGAATATTATTTTATCATAACGAAAATCATATTCAAGTCATATCAAAGATATTTTTGATTAAGAAAAAATACTTTCATATAATTAAAGAAAAATTCAATTCGAATATGAAGGGATACCAGATGATAAGTTATAAACCATTTCAAAAATTATTGATTGACAGGGAGATTAAGAAGCAGGATTTATTAAAAATCACAGGGATCTCATCGGCAACGATGGCAAAACTCAATACGAATGAGTATGTATCTTTAGAAGTAATTGATAAATTATGTACGGCATTGGGATGCCAGCCTGGAGATCTATTGGAGCATATAGCAGATCAATGATGGGACGATAACATCTGCTGTTAACCAAAATTGAGATTCCGTCGTATGACATAAAGCAACGGCTCCTAACGGAGCCTTGGTCTGCTAAATGGATTTCAAAGTTGATATTTTGGCAGACACCTCCGAGAGTTTGTTGAACTGCATAAAAAAGGAAGGTGATTAGAAATCACTGCAATAAATTAAAAAGGAGAAGCTAATTATGTCTAGACCTTTAAGAATTCATATTATAGGTTCAACTGGTAGCGGAAAAACATACCTTGGTCAAGTTTTGTCAGAGAAGTTACATATAAAAATTTACGAACTAGATACAGTCATGTGGAGCAGTAAAGTGGAGTTTTCAGGAAAGAATTCTCCAGACGTGAGAGATAAATTACTACATAAAATAATTGATAATGATAGTTGGATTGTAGAGGGAGTATATTATAAATGGCTTTCTGATAGCTTTTCAAGAGCAGATGTAATTTATTACCTAGACACTAATGTTTTGATTCGACATTTTAGAATTATCATGAGATTTGTTAAACAAAGAATAGGCGCAGAAAGATCTATATACAAGCAAACATTAAGAGGACTAATTGAAATGCTTATTTGGAATCATAAATTTAATAGTACAAATCGGAAAGAAATCTGTAGTTTCTTGTCCCCTTATAAAGACAAAGTGATAATCTTAAAAACCAACAGGCAAATGATAAGTTTACTCAATGAAGGCAGGGAAATCACATAACTACGCATTCACACACCCAGCATATGCTGGGTCTTATATACAGAAAAGTATGTGAAATCGACGAAACTATTTAATGAGGGTGAACGATGAAGATAATAAGAGATAGGGAAGAACTTGAAGGAACTGGTTATATTGAAGTTTTACCCGGGAAGTACCTTGGGCAATTTTGGAATGAGGACTCAATTTACTTTGATGAGGAAGTATTCGGCTTTGTAGAGAAAACAATAGAAAATATATTTTCTGGATATGATCATTAGGCATTTAACGAAATACATCGAAAAACGTGGGAGGTGATCCTTGAGGATTTGAAAACGCTTGCTAATCTCCTTGATGAAAAAGTAACAATGGAATTAATAAATGAACATGTATATTTCTTCTTTGGCAGTTCTAAAGATGAGTTTCAACAAGATTTTCTCAATAGTGTTCAGAGACTTCGTGAATTAATCATAGAGTTTGTTGTATGGGTTGAAAAGCAATTAACAACTCAAGATTTTGTTTCAGTTCTAGGCATTTAGCTATTCCATTCGAGGAAGAGTGGTTATTTAAACCACCATAGGAGCCATTCCTGTAATGAAGTAATTTGAGCTTTGAATGAAAAATGCGCCTTTAGTATACTGGGAATCGTTGTTCCGACCAAAGAACAATACCCACACACGAAAAGAGGCGCACAAATGAAGTATAAGATGAAACAGAAACAGAATCAACGTATTACGCGAATTACAGAAGATACGCTAGTCATTGGAGCAGACATTGCCAAAAAGATTCACGTAGCTAGAGCGGTAGATTTCCGTGGCATTGAATTAGGAAAAGACTGCGTGTTCTACAACGATCAGGAAGGGTTAACTAGGCTAGTAACATGGATGAAAGAACTTCAGGAGGTTCATCTGAAAACGGACATTGTTTTCGGAATTGAGCCTACCGGGCACTACTGGTTTCCGCTAGCCGCTTTCCTGGAAGCTCGAGATATCAAGATCGTCATTGTGAACCCGCATCACGTAAACAAGAGCAAGGAACTTGAGGATAACTCGCCGACGAAGAGTGACTATAAGGATGCCAAAGTCATTGCAGATCTCATTCGAAACGGGAAGTACTCGGAGCCCAAATTGCCGGCAATGGAATATGCCGAACTACGCATCCTCATGAATTTCCGTGAGAAGGTTATGGTGAGTTTAAACCAAGTCAAGGCACGTGTGCATAATTGGTTCGACCGCTATTTTCCAGAGTATTTGAGCGTGTTTAAAGATTGGGAAGGCAAAACTTCCTTGATGACCATGCGCCAGTTTCCGACACCGGAAGAGATCGTCTCTACAGGCGCCAGAGGCGTTCTCGCACACTGGAAAACGGAAGTGAAGCGTGGAGTTGGTATCAAGAGAGCGGAAAAGCTCTTTGCAACAGCCGGGATATCCATCGGGCTTACCGAAGGGTTACGAGCTGCGAGACTGGAGCTTCTGAGCTTGCTCGACCAGTATGAGCTTTTCTCTAAACAGGTGGAAACGACCATGAAACAGGTCATGGATATCTTGAGTGAGATACCGGGAACGACGCAGATGTTGAATATCCCAGGCGTTGGCGCGGTTACCGTTGCAGGATTTCTGGCTGAGGTTGGCGATCTGAGTCATTACGACCACGGGCAACAAATCATCCGGTTGGCGGGCTTGAATCTAAAAGAAAATAGTTCTGGTAAGCGTAAGGGTAAAACGGGCATTACCAAGCGTGGACGATCTCGACTAAGAGCCCTATTGTTCCGTTGCGTCATGCCAATGGTAGCTAAGAATGAGGAGTTCAAGGCCCTTCACAAGTATTTCACAACACGAAGTCAAAATCCGCTGAAGAAAAAGCAGTCGCTCATCGCGCTCTGCGGCAAACTGATACGCGTCCTGCACACGCTGGGGACGAAGGAAATAGAGTACAACGCAAACGAAGTTCTTGGTCCTGTACGACAAGCGCAGTTACAACAGATTGCAGCTTAGTTCAAAGAATCAATAGCCTGAAATCTCCACTCGTTCACAGATGTATAACGAGACAATTGAAGCACCGGAGAAGCCGAAGAATACCATTCCATAAGGGCAACGACCCCGTTTAGGAGCAAGAATCGGCCTCCACCCCTTGGCAGGTAGAACGAAGGAATGTAAGGGCAATGACCCCGCGTGACATGGGAGGGTGAACCCCGAGGGAGATGTGGAGATCCACTGTGCGATCATAAGCATGACCACAGTTTGGATAAAAAATGGAGTCCAAGCTCTGTTCCCGTCACCGGTCATTACAGCAAAATCTGGTTCTGAACCAATATTCCTCCATCAATCCAAGATGTCGAGGTTGTAAATCTACGAATGGACGAGAAAACAGGCGAAAACGTTACTTTATAGTGGGAGGAATTAGAATGAAATTTATCGTTTCTGCTAGTGTAATCGTTCTCAATGAACATAATGAGATTTTACTCATGAAAGGTCGAAGAGGTTGGGAAATGCCTCAAGGTTGTGTTGAAGAAGGAGAGACTATTAGGCAGGCAGCAGTTAGAGAAGTGAAAGAGGAAACAGGGATTGACATTGAATTAATTAAATTTTGTGGTTTGTATCAGAACATAACGCGCGGTGTATGCAACAATATATTTACTGGGAAACCGATTGGTGGAGCTTTAACTACCAGTGATGAAAGTGAAGAGGTGGGCTACTTTACTTTAGAAGAAGCTGGGCAAATGATAACATGGGGAAATTTCTATAACAGAATTCATAATGCATTAGATGAGAAAAGCCATCCTTTTTTGATTGAATTTTCAGAATAAGGTCACTCATTATGGTAGACTCCACCATAAAGTCGCTCCTCTCTTGGTTGGTGATGTTCTAGACAAGCACCATTCTACCCAAGATAGGGGCGCTTCTTATATAATTGTACCTTCGTAACTCAGGTTTAATTGTGCTAGTTTTCTAATCCAAATACAGATATGAGAGTAGTGTAATATAAGGAGCAGCCCGAGAATAAAGGTTGCTTCTTTTTTGCTTTTATACTTCGCAAATGGAACATTGTGGGTTATATTGGATATGATTTGGTTCTATAGTAGAGAAATGGAGAGGTGGTCAACCTTGGATGAAAATGTAAGCTTTCCGATAGGACACTTTGAGCCAATTCTTAAATTCTCTAATGAGGACAGAATCCACATCATAGGTCAAATTCCCGGAATTACGAAGACCTTAAGAGAGATTACACAACATCTCAATGATGATCAACTTTGTACTCCTTATCGTGATGGCGGTTGGACGATCATACAGATTGTGCACCACCTTGCGGACAATGACATGAACGTTTATATCAGATTTAAGAGAGCCTTGACTGAAGATGAACCGGTGGCAAGCTCATATCGAGAGGATTTATGGGCATCATTACATGATTACAGGAATACGCCCATCGAAGATTCAATTTTGCTGATGGAGATACTGCACAAGCGATTTCTCACGTTGCTACATGGTTTACATCCCGATCAGTTTAGACGAACAATTCAAACAGAAGTGTTAGGTACAATTTCATTGGATATCGCGATTCAAAGATTTGTATGGCACGGGCAGCATCATATTGCTCAAATTAAATCTTGTATAACATCGCAGAGATGGTAGGTCTTATACACATCTCAAGTGTGGAGGTAACATATGGGGAATGGAAGGATTCTGGGCATAGCATATAATGTAATTCCAGTGAAAGATTTAGAAGTGTCAGCCGCTTGGTTTGTAAAGCATTTTGGATTTAACATTCGCCACCAACGCGAAGGATATTTGAGTTTATTTCGGGGGAATCGCCCAATTTTGGACTTGATCCAAAGCGATAATGAAACACGAGCGACATTTGAAGTGCATCAGAAAAAGAGATGGGTCATTACATTTTTCACTGATGACATTGCTTCTTTACATGACTACTTAACATCAGAGAATGTGAAAGTAGGGGATATTAGTGATGAGAGACACTATGGGAAGTTTTTTGTGTTAGAAGATCTGGACGGTAACTTATTTGATGTGTGGGAACACCATGATTGTAAATTGAATTTCTGAGGAGCCTTGGGCTGCTGCTATCATTTACCGAATTAGGCTCAGCTTTCTATTGTATGAAGATCAGAAAGGTATTTTTGAAAACAAAGGAGTGAAAGACCAATGGATATCAAAAACAAAAGCGGAGATGTGCTTGGAAAGATTCAAATTGAATCCTTACGCAATGATAATGCGATTGACCGGGTCGTCATTAACTTAAAGCCTGGTGAGGGGAAGGCGATATACACCGCAGATGTTATAGAGAACCAATTCACGCAACAGACCAATTATGCACCCATTCCATGGGAAGACGGTTTGGAACGATTGCAACAACATTACTCTCCATGGCAGCCGAAATTTCCGATTGATTCTGATATAGATGCCATTCATGTATTTTATGGATTTGATAATTTAACTTCGCAAGAAATCGATGAAATGATTGAAGAAAGTAACAGGTCAGGCAGAAATGTAGTGATTCGAGACTTGAAGCCCAATAAGAAGGTTGTGGGCATCAGCATCACGTATAAAGAATACGGTGGTTATAAACTTAATATTTTCGGGACAACAAAGAGCCGGATCGCATTGCCTGATCATGATGGTACTAAGGTTAAACAAGCAGCCATCCGTGGCGTCGAAGCATTTTATATTTTCAATAACGAAACTTCCCAATTGGTATGGATCGAAGAGGACGTGCATGGGAAGGCGTTGCAATACGAGATCATTGGCAGAAATATGTCAGAAGATCTTGTGATGAAGATTGCGAAGTCAATGAACGGATAAATTTTATATTAATCTGAGTGAGGTGCAACGATGAGTTATAAAGCTATTCTCATAGACCAATTAAATGCCTGTTATCATGACAAGAGCTGGTTTATACCGCTTCATGATATTTTGACAGACCTCAATGCGGCGGAGGCCGCTTATGTAAAGAATGAGGGAGAGCATTCCATTTGGGCGCTCGTCAATCATCTTATCTTCTGGAATGAGAGGTGGCTTGCGAGATATGTTGCCGAAAAGGTCGACGGGCAGCATTCAGTGAATAATGAGGATACATTCGAGATAGATCCGTCTAACCTGAATGATGTGGAGTGGGGCAAGACATTACATAGACTAAAAACCGTCTTTGGTGATTGGAACAGGGCACTTGAAGATAGCGAAGAACATAAATTGACCCGTGAAATCCCTTCCTATTTCAACGCGCCATGGTGGGGAGTTGTATCCAATCTATGTATTCATAATGCCTATCATATTGGCCAGATCATGCTGCTCAAAAAATCAATGAAACACACGTAGTACATGCTGTATTACATTTATAAAATTATACTTAAGCAAAGGAAGATGACTATCATGGAAAAAGGCAAAATTATATTTTTGAACGGTGTAACCAGCTCTGGGAAAACGTCAATTGTAGAGGCGATGCAATCATACGATGATCCGTTTTTCTATGTTGTGGCTAATGATTTATTTGAAAATACGATCGGTGATAAACATCTTCAGACGGATTACTGGAAGTATCTGAGTGAAGCGATTGTAATGATGTATCATACGGCAAAAGTATTTTCAGACCATGGCAAGCATGTTCTGATCGATGGCATACTTGTGGAAAGACCAGAGCTCGCGCCGCATTATGAACAAGTCAAACAGATTTTTGAAGGGTATCCACTGGATATTGTGGAACTGCACTGTCCTCTCGATATCTGTCGTCAGCGGAACATTGAACGTGGTGATCGAAGAGAAGAGCAATCGGATGAGCAGCATCAAATCATGGCCCAAAACATCAACTATAGCTATTCAATTGATACAAGTATGAACACACCGGAAGAATGTGCGGAGAGGATCATTGCAGCGCTGTTTTAAACACAACGTTATGGGAGGTGGTGACCATTCGTTCCGCATACTGGAGGTATTTTCTATATGTTGTTGAGCATAAATTGAACGTGCTGATCGAATGTTGGCAAGAAGGTCTTTATGTGCAAGGTTTAATTCATGATATATCCAAGTTTTTTCCGCAAGAATTTATTCCCTATGCAATTCATTTTTATTCAGAACAGAAGGATGAAGACTCCCATCTAAGATGGAAGAATGCATGGCTCCATCACCAAAATCATAATAAACATCATTGGGAGTATTGGATTGTAAATAGGAATACAAAAGAAACTCTGCCCATGCCTACAAAATATTTGATAGAAATGGTATGTGATTGGAGGTCTTTTTCAAGAAAATGGGGACGTAAAGTGAAAGATTCTAATCTGGTAGAACGAATGATAAATTCACAAGATATTATTTTACATCCAGTGACGAGAGAAGAGCTTGAACAGTTATTTATTAGAAAGGATGGGAAGTTCATATGATCATGGAAGCAGATCGTTATTGCAAATAAAGATACTCGATACTGTAGTAATTAAGCAAAAAGCTGAATTCCGAAACTGTGGAGGTTATGATGACCATTCATACGATTGAATTAACTCAGGAAAATCTGATCGGTTCATTTACCAATGAGGTAACCCCCATTTTGAGCGTGAAATCTGGTGACTCCATTCGTTTTCAGACGCTGGATGCGGGCTGGGGAACGGGTGTGAGTTATGCGGAACGCATGAAACCTTTTGATCGACAAGGTGAAAAAGATGGAGGTCATGCCTTAATCGGTCCGATCTATATCGATGAGGCGAAGCAAGGACAGACGTTGGAGATTGTTTTCAATGAGATCGTACCCGGGAGTTATGGGTTTACTTCCGCTGGCGGATATCCGAACTGGCAGAACCAGAAGTTACATCTAACAGAGATTGAAGAACTGTCGCTGAACTGGACACTTGATCGCCAAACGATGAGTGGAACCTGTGAAGTACACGGGAAATCCTTCACGGTATCTCTCTCGCCGTTTATGGGTGTAGTGGGCATGCCGCCAGAGTCAGGTGGAATTCATACGACTTGGCCGCCTCGCTATTGTGGAGGGAACATCGACTGCAAGGAACTGGTGCAGGGAAGTAAATTATATTTACCTATCCCCGTAGACGGGGGTTATCTCGCGATTGGTGATGGTCATGCACGGCAGGGAGACGGTGAAGTCAGCTGTCAGGCCATTGAATGTCCGATGAAAGTGGTGGATGTTACACTTAATGTGATTGATGATATGATTTTGACCAATCCTCGTGCACATACGCCATCCGGCTGGATTACCTTCGGTTTTCATGAAGATCTGAATGAGGCTACGGTTCAAGCATTAGACGGGATGCTCAATCTGATGGGTGAGTTGTACGGACTAGATCGAGTGGAAGCGATTGCACTTGGAAGCGCGGTAATTGACCTGCGTATCACTCAAATTGTGAATGGCGTTAAGGGTGTGCATGCTGTCCTTCCGCATGATGCTTTTAAGTAACTTAAGGCCTGTTATACGTCGTATTAGATGAACTTGGGGGTCGATAAAATGATAGGCAGACCACAGATCGTTTTAGATATCGCAGGGGTTTTGTTAAGTAATATATCGTTAACGTGCTGGAAAGATATGAGTGAGGAAACCAACCTATCGGCAGAATCTTTGAAAGTACATTTTGCAGGAATCAAACGAAAGCTCTGGACAGGAATGATGAGGGAAGAAGAGTTCTGGCAATCGTTGAAGGAGATGTATCCTGAATTATCAATAAGCCGAGCGAAGGACATCTTATACAATTCTATTGTTCCCTTACCAGCCGCTCAATACCTTGAGCGATGGAGTGAGTCCGCCGATATCCATCTACTCAGCAATCATTGTAAGGAATGGATTGAGCCGAATCTGAGCCGTTTAAGCTCATTTACCAAAAGTGTAACTATCTCTAATCAAGTAGGTTTATGCAAACCTGAGATTGAGATATACCAACGGGTAGAGACCTTCCTGGCAGATGGAGAAGAGGTTCTATTTATAGATGATCAAGAGAAAAATTTACATTCTGCTAAGCTACTTGGCTGGGAGACTTTACTGGCTGACGAAGAAGGAGACTGGGTTAATGAAGTTGAGTCATTGCTAAGGAAGTTCATCAATGAATAACAAGTATAATCCATAATTTCCAAAAAAATGTTCGTTTACGAATCACACTCCAAATTGCTTTAGATGATGATCTAAATGTTTATAGATGCCTATACCCCATTGCTCAGGTGTTAATCTTCCGAAAAAAGGATGGGGGTGAGAGGAGCATTTTCTTGGACCAAGACTTTGGAAAGTTGTAATCTTTTGTTTCAGTTTCTCTTTCTCTACGATAAACTCTCTGTTGTCTTCTATAATAATCGTTGGGATGGTCGACATATTATGCGGTAATGGCTTTTCGTTATAAAACATCGGTTTGGCGAACCTTCCAACGAGCCTTCCTAGCAATCCTCTAGGTGGAAAAGCATTCCCCATGGGAATGTCTTGAAATGCCGAGCAGTGAGCCAGCATTTGAGGGACCTGCATGTTTCCCCATTCAGGCTTGCAATTTGCACTGAGTCTATCAATACGCTCTACGATTTCCACAGCATGCGTTTTAATGAAGATACTTTTCATAAGAACACCCCAATCATTGTTTTGGATTAGATTAAGCTTCTCTACTCATTCACCTTATCGCTAAACTGTGTAATTTCCTTTTCTAAAATTTGCCCGACTTGGCCGAGAGCATTCGTTATATCTAATAATTGCTTCGGATCAAGGTGAGCCATAATATACTGGTTCCATTCATCGTACTGTGTATAGATCGCTTCCAGCACTTCTTCTCCTTTCGCCGTTAATTCAAGTAACTTGGTTCGTCGGTCTGTCGGATGGTCTTTGTACATAGTGAGCCCTTCATCGGTTAATACATCTGCAATGCGCTGTACACTTTGGCGGGCTAGCCCCATATCACGGGCGATTTTGGCTACTGTCGGTGTACCATGTCCAATGCGACCCAATACCTGCCATCGGGCACTGCTCTGATGGAGTGAACGTGTAACGATATCCCCCGAACGCATCAATAATCCATGAATGTGAAAGATGTGAAGGGAAAACTTGCTTAGTGGATCTTCTATATTTTGGTTGTATTTCATATGTTTATCTTAATTCATTGACAGTGTGCTGTCAATATATCTGATATATCCTTATTGCTTCTGAGATATAGAAGGTTGTTCATGCTAAAATCAAGAATAGAAAGATAGGGGAATTTTCGTTAATCCAGAAGAGTTATATAAAATTCGAGCTATAAATAGATCAATTACGTCATGATCCAAACCATAAGGAGACGAGTTATCTATGACAAAATTGCATGTTCGTGAAGCTGTTTCTACAGATGCTCAAGCAGGGGAACAATTGAATCATAAGGATGCTTTTTTCTAGGGAAGAAAAAGGTCTAAGAATATATGTTTTTATTAATCTACTTAAGAACAGGAGAGAATATATGAGTGATCCGCGTTCAACATACAGTATCCAAACGGCAGTTTTAAGTTTACAAGAGGAATTAGAAAGGTTAAAGATACAGGCGGTAATGGGGTGGTCCAAAGAATTCCGAAATCTAGAATGGTATGGTTTGAAAAATGGAATGCGTGTATTGGAGGTCGGAAGCGGACCAGGTTATATCACAGAGCAATTAGTGAACAGTCTGCCGGACAGCGAGCTTACCTCACTTGAGATTGATCATTCACTGCAAGCACAAGCTAAAGAACGGCTTAAAGATATTCCTTCCAAGCGATTGCAATTTGTAGAGTCTTCCATTTACCAGATGGATCTACCTGATGATTCTTTTGATTTTGTCGTGGCAAGACTTATCTTTCTTCATTTGAACAATCCTGACGAAGCTGCACAAGAGATATATCGTGTACTGAAGCCTGGCGGCTGTCTTGCCATTATTGATGTAGATGACGGCGTTTTTGGAGCAGTGAATCCTGATGTTCCTGCTTTGCATACGGTATTAATGAAAATTTCGGACTATGCGGCACAACACGGCGGTAATCGTTTAATTGGTAGAAGTCTGCCGCGTCTCCTTACTGAGAGCGGATACATCGATGTTGACATTGATTCTGTCCTTCAACATAGTGATCTGTTAGGCATAGAAGGGTTTAAGCACCAGTTTAATCTTAATCGTTTTGTACATTTTGCTGAAAAAGGTGTGATCAGTTCGGAGGAATTTGCTCAGCTGCAACAAGCTTCTGAAGCGATAAATCATTCGCCGGAAGCCTATGCCATGATGAATTTCATTACAGCTTGCGGTACGAAGCCATTG
Proteins encoded in this region:
- a CDS encoding NUDIX hydrolase, yielding MKFIVSASVIVLNEHNEILLMKGRRGWEMPQGCVEEGETIRQAAVREVKEETGIDIELIKFCGLYQNITRGVCNNIFTGKPIGGALTTSDESEEVGYFTLEEAGQMITWGNFYNRIHNALDEKSHPFLIEFSE
- a CDS encoding GNAT family N-acetyltransferase is translated as MTIIFKEVKDIDTQAIQELFHSVDWKSGDFPEDLRQAINNSHTVITAWDDNKLVGLINALSDGVMTVYFHYMLVHKEYQSLGIGKSMMEQMLSRYSNVKTKVLISYDSAEKFYGIFGFKPEEGTKAMFISDMV
- a CDS encoding YfiT family bacillithiol transferase; amino-acid sequence: MDENVSFPIGHFEPILKFSNEDRIHIIGQIPGITKTLREITQHLNDDQLCTPYRDGGWTIIQIVHHLADNDMNVYIRFKRALTEDEPVASSYREDLWASLHDYRNTPIEDSILLMEILHKRFLTLLHGLHPDQFRRTIQTEVLGTISLDIAIQRFVWHGQHHIAQIKSCITSQRW
- a CDS encoding DinB family protein, producing MSYKAILIDQLNACYHDKSWFIPLHDILTDLNAAEAAYVKNEGEHSIWALVNHLIFWNERWLARYVAEKVDGQHSVNNEDTFEIDPSNLNDVEWGKTLHRLKTVFGDWNRALEDSEEHKLTREIPSYFNAPWWGVVSNLCIHNAYHIGQIMLLKKSMKHT
- a CDS encoding HAD-IA family hydrolase — protein: MIGRPQIVLDIAGVLLSNISLTCWKDMSEETNLSAESLKVHFAGIKRKLWTGMMREEEFWQSLKEMYPELSISRAKDILYNSIVPLPAAQYLERWSESADIHLLSNHCKEWIEPNLSRLSSFTKSVTISNQVGLCKPEIEIYQRVETFLADGEEVLFIDDQEKNLHSAKLLGWETLLADEEGDWVNEVESLLRKFINE
- a CDS encoding DUF1569 domain-containing protein translates to MKSIFIKTHAVEIVERIDRLSANCKPEWGNMQVPQMLAHCSAFQDIPMGNAFPPRGLLGRLVGRFAKPMFYNEKPLPHNMSTIPTIIIEDNREFIVEKEKLKQKITTFQSLGPRKCSSHPHPFFGRLTPEQWGIGIYKHLDHHLKQFGV
- a CDS encoding acetamidase/formamidase family protein, whose amino-acid sequence is MTIHTIELTQENLIGSFTNEVTPILSVKSGDSIRFQTLDAGWGTGVSYAERMKPFDRQGEKDGGHALIGPIYIDEAKQGQTLEIVFNEIVPGSYGFTSAGGYPNWQNQKLHLTEIEELSLNWTLDRQTMSGTCEVHGKSFTVSLSPFMGVVGMPPESGGIHTTWPPRYCGGNIDCKELVQGSKLYLPIPVDGGYLAIGDGHARQGDGEVSCQAIECPMKVVDVTLNVIDDMILTNPRAHTPSGWITFGFHEDLNEATVQALDGMLNLMGELYGLDRVEAIALGSAVIDLRITQIVNGVKGVHAVLPHDAFK
- a CDS encoding IS110 family transposase; translation: MKQKQNQRITRITEDTLVIGADIAKKIHVARAVDFRGIELGKDCVFYNDQEGLTRLVTWMKELQEVHLKTDIVFGIEPTGHYWFPLAAFLEARDIKIVIVNPHHVNKSKELEDNSPTKSDYKDAKVIADLIRNGKYSEPKLPAMEYAELRILMNFREKVMVSLNQVKARVHNWFDRYFPEYLSVFKDWEGKTSLMTMRQFPTPEEIVSTGARGVLAHWKTEVKRGVGIKRAEKLFATAGISIGLTEGLRAARLELLSLLDQYELFSKQVETTMKQVMDILSEIPGTTQMLNIPGVGAVTVAGFLAEVGDLSHYDHGQQIIRLAGLNLKENSSGKRKGKTGITKRGRSRLRALLFRCVMPMVAKNEEFKALHKYFTTRSQNPLKKKQSLIALCGKLIRVLHTLGTKEIEYNANEVLGPVRQAQLQQIAA
- a CDS encoding DUF5662 family protein; its protein translation is MCGEDHCSAVLNTTLWEVVTIRSAYWRYFLYVVEHKLNVLIECWQEGLYVQGLIHDISKFFPQEFIPYAIHFYSEQKDEDSHLRWKNAWLHHQNHNKHHWEYWIVNRNTKETLPMPTKYLIEMVCDWRSFSRKWGRKVKDSNLVERMINSQDIILHPVTREELEQLFIRKDGKFI
- a CDS encoding AAA family ATPase, coding for MEKGKIIFLNGVTSSGKTSIVEAMQSYDDPFFYVVANDLFENTIGDKHLQTDYWKYLSEAIVMMYHTAKVFSDHGKHVLIDGILVERPELAPHYEQVKQIFEGYPLDIVELHCPLDICRQRNIERGDRREEQSDEQHQIMAQNINYSYSIDTSMNTPEECAERIIAALF
- a CDS encoding helix-turn-helix transcriptional regulator produces the protein MISYKPFQKLLIDREIKKQDLLKITGISSATMAKLNTNEYVSLEVIDKLCTALGCQPGDLLEHIADQ
- a CDS encoding DUF4367 domain-containing protein, which gives rise to MDIKNKSGDVLGKIQIESLRNDNAIDRVVINLKPGEGKAIYTADVIENQFTQQTNYAPIPWEDGLERLQQHYSPWQPKFPIDSDIDAIHVFYGFDNLTSQEIDEMIEESNRSGRNVVIRDLKPNKKVVGISITYKEYGGYKLNIFGTTKSRIALPDHDGTKVKQAAIRGVEAFYIFNNETSQLVWIEEDVHGKALQYEIIGRNMSEDLVMKIAKSMNG
- a CDS encoding VOC family protein, translating into MGNGRILGIAYNVIPVKDLEVSAAWFVKHFGFNIRHQREGYLSLFRGNRPILDLIQSDNETRATFEVHQKKRWVITFFTDDIASLHDYLTSENVKVGDISDERHYGKFFVLEDLDGNLFDVWEHHDCKLNF
- a CDS encoding helix-turn-helix transcriptional regulator translates to MNIIKCNIRELMAEHRIDDITELMAKSGLSRNSINKLYRETNIETTKLETLFKLCDTFNCKLSDLIEYVPGEK